A genomic segment from Amycolatopsis camponoti encodes:
- a CDS encoding RNA polymerase sigma factor, with protein MTSIEIELARGARAGSVSALGTLLARHQADMRAVALGILGHGPDAEDALQDAALTALRRIGTLRDPAAAGPWLRAIVRNACRMRLRAARRVVPVADPGPPADLATPERLLDDHVSRDWVWHAIDSLSPALREVVLLRHFSDVTSYEQIAAACRLPVGTVRSRLNQARTKLSEALLATADQAYDDAAARNAASAREAADTLAAARRGEFAGVVADRWTPDLRMTSGQGFQGGRDMAVAGMEADLTYGVRQHFVNAVTSRDFTVWEMAMVSPPHDPQHCPPAVVWLMSHREGRVDRLRLFFPAS; from the coding sequence GTGACGTCCATCGAGATCGAGCTGGCGCGCGGTGCCCGGGCCGGCAGTGTGAGCGCTCTCGGGACGTTGCTCGCCCGGCACCAGGCCGACATGCGTGCCGTGGCGCTCGGCATCCTGGGCCACGGGCCGGACGCCGAGGACGCCCTGCAGGACGCCGCGCTGACGGCGTTGCGGCGGATCGGAACCTTGCGCGACCCGGCCGCCGCCGGGCCGTGGCTGCGGGCGATCGTCCGCAACGCCTGCCGCATGCGCCTGCGCGCCGCGCGCCGGGTCGTGCCGGTCGCGGACCCCGGGCCGCCGGCCGATCTCGCGACCCCGGAACGCCTCCTCGACGACCACGTCTCCCGCGACTGGGTCTGGCACGCGATCGACAGCCTGTCCCCGGCGTTGCGGGAGGTGGTCCTGTTGCGCCACTTCAGCGACGTCACGTCGTACGAGCAGATCGCCGCCGCCTGCCGGCTCCCGGTGGGCACGGTGCGCAGCCGGCTGAACCAGGCGCGGACCAAGCTGTCCGAAGCCCTGCTGGCCACGGCCGACCAGGCGTACGACGACGCCGCCGCGCGCAACGCCGCCAGCGCACGGGAGGCGGCCGACACGCTGGCCGCCGCCCGGCGGGGCGAGTTCGCCGGCGTCGTCGCCGACCGCTGGACGCCGGACCTGCGCATGACCAGCGGTCAGGGCTTCCAGGGCGGGCGGGACATGGCGGTGGCGGGCATGGAAGCGGACTTGACCTACGGTGTGCGCCAGCACTTCGTCAACGCCGTCACCAGCCGCGACTTCACCGTGTGGGAGATGGCGATGGTCAGCCCGCCGCACGATCCGCAACACTGCCCGCCGGCGGTGGTCTGGCTGATGTCGCACCGCGAAGGCCGGGTCGACCGCCTGCGCCTGTTCTTCCCCGCGAGCTGA